In Actinomadura citrea, a single window of DNA contains:
- a CDS encoding helix-turn-helix transcriptional regulator: protein MEDMAAIIVGHFPLASGEWIPPHSHTHHQLAWTRRGVLSVGVDEVYWVLPPTRALWLPAGVTHTTGATREAVLCSLYLAPERCPVNWVEPTAVGVDGLLAELIGYLARTDLTDDARSRAEALVPDLLRPLPTRPIDVPQPTDERVRAVAAALLADPADPRGLEAHARAAGVSRRTLTRLFVHDTGMSFDQWRTQARLRAALPLLAEGQPVSRVAHSVGYATASAFLAAFRRTVGTTPRRYLHSR, encoded by the coding sequence ATGGAGGACATGGCCGCGATCATCGTCGGCCACTTCCCGCTGGCCTCGGGGGAGTGGATACCCCCGCACAGCCACACCCACCACCAGCTCGCCTGGACCCGGCGGGGCGTCCTGAGCGTCGGCGTGGACGAGGTGTACTGGGTCCTGCCGCCCACCCGGGCGCTGTGGCTGCCTGCGGGCGTCACCCACACGACCGGCGCGACCCGCGAAGCGGTGCTGTGCAGCCTGTACCTGGCTCCGGAGCGCTGCCCGGTGAATTGGGTCGAGCCCACGGCGGTCGGCGTCGACGGCCTGCTGGCCGAGCTGATCGGGTACCTGGCCCGTACCGACCTCACCGACGACGCGCGGTCGCGCGCCGAGGCGCTGGTGCCCGACCTGCTGCGCCCGCTGCCCACCCGGCCCATCGACGTGCCGCAACCCACCGACGAGCGCGTCCGGGCGGTGGCGGCCGCCCTGCTGGCGGACCCGGCGGACCCGCGCGGCCTGGAGGCACACGCCCGCGCGGCGGGCGTGAGCCGGCGGACGTTGACGCGGCTGTTCGTGCACGACACGGGCATGAGCTTCGACCAGTGGCGCACGCAGGCACGGCTGCGCGCCGCCCTGCCGCTGCTGGCCGAGGGGCAACCGGTATCGCGGGTGGCGCACAGCGTGGGGTACGCCACGGCGAGTGCGTTCCTGGCGGCCTTCCGCCGCACGGTCGGCACCACGCCCCGGCGCTACCTGCACAGTCGTTGA
- a CDS encoding MFS transporter, with product MIVLCLVQFMLVLDDTVVNVALPSIRDDLGFSASGLPWVVNAYFLAFGGLLLLCGRMADLLGRRRVFLMGVALFGVASLACGLAQEPWQLVIGRFVQGTGSAMAGPAAMSMITLLYPRTEERTRALGIWGGIAALGGTSGLVISGALTDLVTWRWIFLINLPVVAVALALLPGLVPESRAPGRRGLDVPGAVLVTGAAVSLVYGLLRAGETGWSDPIAIGAVALSAALTVAFLVTESRTAAPLVPKSFLASRTRAVANGATLLFSMAMYAMSFLLMIQVQTALGYSPLLAGIAYLPYGGGILAGMWSSSRISLRIGTRWALLLAFLVNIAGLLLLSGVAAGDSYAAHVLPGMLILSVGNGLSLPVMAVAAVDGTTEEDAGLGSALFTSVQQIGGAVGVAALAVMGYSGGLTAGAVCVALGAVLIVVLLPSRTSGPQQPAGHGAGGRSTPVGS from the coding sequence ATGATCGTGCTGTGCCTCGTCCAGTTCATGCTCGTGCTCGACGACACCGTCGTGAACGTGGCCCTGCCCAGCATCCGCGATGACCTGGGTTTCAGCGCGTCCGGGTTGCCCTGGGTCGTCAACGCCTACTTCCTGGCCTTCGGCGGGCTGCTGCTGTTGTGCGGCCGGATGGCGGATCTGCTGGGCCGCCGCCGCGTCTTCCTCATGGGCGTGGCACTGTTCGGGGTGGCCAGCCTGGCCTGCGGCCTCGCGCAGGAGCCATGGCAGCTCGTGATCGGGCGGTTCGTGCAGGGCACGGGTTCCGCGATGGCCGGCCCGGCGGCGATGTCGATGATCACGTTGCTGTATCCGAGGACGGAGGAGCGGACCAGAGCACTGGGCATCTGGGGTGGCATCGCGGCCCTGGGCGGGACCTCGGGCCTGGTGATCTCCGGGGCCCTGACCGACCTGGTGACCTGGCGCTGGATCTTCCTGATCAACCTGCCCGTCGTCGCCGTGGCCCTGGCGCTGCTCCCCGGCCTCGTCCCCGAGTCCCGCGCCCCCGGCCGGCGCGGCCTCGACGTTCCCGGCGCGGTCCTGGTCACCGGTGCCGCAGTGTCGCTGGTGTACGGGCTGCTGCGGGCCGGGGAGACCGGCTGGAGCGATCCGATCGCCATCGGCGCCGTCGCGCTGTCCGCCGCCTTGACGGTGGCGTTCCTGGTGACCGAGTCGCGGACGGCGGCACCGCTGGTGCCCAAGTCGTTCCTGGCCTCGCGGACGCGGGCGGTCGCCAACGGCGCGACCCTCCTGTTCTCGATGGCGATGTACGCGATGTCCTTCCTGTTGATGATCCAGGTGCAGACCGCTCTGGGGTACAGCCCGCTCCTGGCCGGCATCGCCTACCTGCCCTATGGCGGCGGCATCCTGGCGGGCATGTGGTCGTCCTCCCGCATCTCGCTCAGGATCGGGACGCGCTGGGCGCTCCTGCTGGCGTTCCTGGTCAACATCGCCGGCCTGCTGCTGCTGTCCGGCGTGGCGGCGGGCGACTCCTACGCCGCCCACGTCCTGCCCGGCATGCTCATACTGAGCGTGGGCAACGGGCTGAGCCTGCCCGTCATGGCCGTAGCCGCGGTCGACGGCACCACCGAAGAGGACGCAGGTCTCGGCTCGGCCCTGTTCACCTCCGTCCAGCAGATCGGCGGCGCCGTCGGGGTGGCCGCGCTGGCCGTCATGGGCTACTCGGGCGGCCTCACGGCGGGCGCGGTGTGCGTGGCGCTCGGAGCTGTGCTCATCGTCGTGCTACTGCCGTCGCGTACCAGCGGCCCCCAGCAGCCCGCCGGGCATGGAGCCGGCGGCCGGAGCACACCTGTGGGTTCGTAG
- a CDS encoding serine hydrolase domain-containing protein produces MDRGGPCRGHGAAASESDREEERVVSYKNVRPPLRSAGLAAGVAMLMMANAGPATAAPEPVGNVQKAMEDLATAPGVVGAVGGAYVDGKSVGLGSGGSRLLGGGGGRIPANARFRIGSQTKQMVATVVLQLVEEGRLGVDDKLGDLLPVVVEEDLVERAHEITVRQMLRHTSGIPDWYAGKPNPDGSEGEDPSFDVFDFTTHYRPLDLVKWSRGRPRTGDPGEKWSYSNTNYTLLGVVIESLTGHDLAAELHGRLFGPLGMTKTYLPVKPPEGIKGPHGHGYYPDATGRLRDMDRFNAGIAGAAGGVVSTAHDVSAFQRAFAQGKLLPPELQRVLTDRLPGGPQPLGKSRSSCGDDLYIMGGTAPGFLAMTFYSEDGRRQLSMSATLSGKDTAGAGQAMGKAMETIFCPSS; encoded by the coding sequence ATGGACCGCGGCGGTCCGTGCCGAGGGCATGGTGCCGCAGCTTCGGAAAGTGATCGTGAAGAGGAGCGCGTCGTGTCATATAAGAACGTCCGTCCGCCGCTGAGGAGCGCCGGTCTGGCCGCCGGTGTCGCCATGCTGATGATGGCTAATGCCGGGCCCGCCACCGCCGCTCCGGAGCCGGTCGGGAACGTGCAGAAGGCGATGGAGGATCTGGCCACGGCTCCCGGGGTTGTGGGAGCCGTCGGTGGGGCCTACGTCGACGGGAAATCCGTCGGGCTGGGCAGCGGGGGCTCCCGGCTGCTGGGCGGCGGGGGCGGGAGGATACCCGCGAACGCCCGCTTCCGGATCGGGTCACAGACCAAGCAGATGGTGGCCACCGTGGTGCTGCAACTGGTCGAGGAGGGCAGGTTGGGCGTGGATGACAAGCTCGGCGACCTGCTGCCGGTGGTGGTGGAGGAGGACCTGGTGGAACGGGCCCACGAGATCACGGTACGGCAGATGCTCCGGCATACCTCCGGCATTCCCGACTGGTACGCCGGCAAGCCGAACCCGGACGGTAGCGAGGGAGAAGACCCTTCGTTCGACGTGTTCGACTTCACGACCCACTATCGGCCGCTGGATCTGGTGAAGTGGAGCCGCGGCCGGCCCCGGACCGGAGACCCGGGCGAGAAATGGTCCTACTCCAACACCAACTACACCCTTCTCGGCGTGGTCATCGAGAGTCTGACCGGCCACGACCTGGCCGCGGAGCTGCACGGACGCCTGTTCGGCCCGCTCGGGATGACCAAGACCTACCTTCCCGTCAAGCCGCCGGAGGGCATCAAGGGGCCGCACGGCCACGGCTACTACCCCGACGCCACCGGCAGGCTGCGCGACATGGACCGGTTCAACGCCGGCATCGCCGGGGCGGCCGGCGGAGTGGTCTCCACCGCGCATGACGTCAGCGCCTTCCAACGGGCCTTCGCCCAGGGCAAACTGCTGCCGCCCGAACTCCAGCGAGTCCTGACCGACCGACTGCCCGGTGGCCCGCAGCCCCTGGGCAAGAGCCGCAGCTCATGCGGCGACGATCTCTACATCATGGGCGGGACCGCCCCCGGCTTCCTCGCCATGACCTTCTACTCAGAAGACGGCCGCCGCCAGCTCTCGATGTCGGCCACCCTGAGCGGCAAGGACACCGCCGGGGCGGGCCAAGCCATGGGCAAGGCCATGGAGACCATCTTCTGCCCATCCTCGTAG
- a CDS encoding RidA family protein, with product MEDAPQQANGLPAGHDAAPTPEQEFARLGLADVRPPTPIGNFRYGVRAGDLFYVSGTYGTVKNDKGEDIFPISGKLGRELTVGDGYRSARLVAVNLLAMARAELGSLDHVDQVVRLAGYVNCVPGFAEAPAVVNGASDLLIEVFGPDRGSHARISLYQNDLPREAPVACELILYLRD from the coding sequence ATGGAAGACGCACCCCAGCAGGCGAACGGACTGCCGGCCGGGCATGATGCCGCTCCCACGCCGGAGCAGGAGTTCGCCCGGCTCGGGCTGGCGGACGTCCGCCCGCCCACGCCCATCGGCAACTTCCGCTACGGGGTCCGCGCGGGAGATCTGTTCTATGTGTCCGGAACCTATGGCACGGTCAAGAATGACAAAGGCGAGGACATCTTTCCTATCAGTGGCAAGCTCGGGCGGGAGTTGACCGTCGGCGACGGCTACCGTTCCGCGCGGCTGGTCGCGGTGAACCTGCTGGCCATGGCGCGCGCCGAACTCGGCTCCCTCGACCACGTCGACCAGGTCGTTCGGCTGGCCGGCTACGTGAACTGCGTCCCGGGGTTCGCCGAGGCGCCCGCCGTGGTCAACGGAGCGTCCGACCTGCTCATCGAGGTGTTCGGGCCGGACCGCGGAAGCCACGCGCGGATCTCCTTGTATCAGAACGATTTGCCGCGCGAGGCGCCCGTGGCCTGCGAACTGATTCTGTATCTCCGGGACTGA
- a CDS encoding transposase: protein MLATTISIVRKPPDQKGFTVPPRRWAVERTLAWLTAHRRLARDYERHPATSEAMIPPAGYEMTS from the coding sequence GTGCTGGCCACCACGATCAGCATCGTCCGCAAACCCCCAGACCAGAAGGGCTTCACAGTGCCACCCCGCAGATGGGCAGTGGAGCGGACGCTGGCCTGGCTGACCGCGCACCGGCGACTCGCCCGCGACTACGAACGCCACCCCGCCACTTCCGAAGCCATGATCCCGCCTGCTGGGTACGAGATGACCTCTTAG
- a CDS encoding CGNR zinc finger domain-containing protein — protein MRYVAYIGNLTRLAVELVNGDEPSELRREFFRQHHIAEPDAGELEGLLQSLREAVAAVADTGPIAPVNLLLERFPPAIHVSEHDGEGQQHLHFARDGEEPVPWLGRSCAAALAHAICGDPEVTVGRCQADGCTRFYVDDSRNRSRRFCSNTCASRTTVANHRARRRAATTR, from the coding sequence GTGCGTTACGTCGCCTACATCGGTAATCTGACCCGGCTGGCCGTCGAGCTGGTCAACGGTGACGAGCCCAGTGAGCTGCGGCGAGAGTTCTTTCGCCAGCACCACATAGCCGAACCGGACGCCGGCGAGCTGGAAGGTCTCCTCCAGTCCCTGCGCGAGGCGGTCGCGGCCGTCGCCGACACCGGACCGATCGCCCCCGTCAACCTGCTCCTGGAGCGTTTCCCGCCCGCGATCCATGTCAGTGAGCACGACGGGGAGGGGCAGCAGCACCTGCACTTCGCCCGCGACGGGGAGGAGCCCGTTCCTTGGCTCGGCCGCAGCTGCGCCGCAGCCCTCGCGCACGCGATCTGCGGTGACCCGGAGGTGACCGTAGGCCGCTGCCAGGCGGACGGTTGCACCCGCTTCTACGTCGACGACTCCCGCAACCGCAGCCGCCGCTTCTGCTCCAACACCTGCGCCAGCCGGACGACCGTCGCCAACCATCGCGCCCGCCGCAGGGCGGCCACCACCCGTTGA
- a CDS encoding GNAT family N-acetyltransferase produces MIADIDLGQGLRLRTLTTHDVALVVEATGTETARALWGPHPAGPYTPQDARAALNAWDPAAGGQVSYGMLEHDRLLGALGLMVDGPRSAELAYWVRPESRRQGLALRGINALTRWTHDELGLDRIWLEINPANTPSLRLADRAGYQYEQRLPHHCRAWTTPDPDRDTWHDCMIWGHTNLTTSPAI; encoded by the coding sequence ATGATCGCCGACATCGACCTGGGCCAGGGCCTGCGGCTGCGGACCCTGACCACACATGACGTCGCCCTCGTGGTCGAGGCCACCGGCACCGAGACGGCTCGGGCCCTCTGGGGGCCCCACCCGGCCGGGCCCTACACACCTCAGGATGCGCGCGCCGCTCTGAACGCCTGGGATCCGGCCGCAGGAGGCCAGGTGTCCTACGGGATGCTCGAGCACGACCGCCTGCTCGGCGCTCTGGGGCTGATGGTCGACGGCCCGCGCAGCGCCGAACTCGCCTACTGGGTGCGACCGGAAAGCCGTCGCCAGGGCCTGGCCCTGCGCGGTATCAACGCGCTGACCCGCTGGACGCACGACGAACTGGGCTTGGACCGGATCTGGCTTGAGATCAACCCCGCCAACACCCCCTCGCTGCGTCTGGCCGACCGCGCCGGCTACCAGTACGAACAACGTCTCCCCCACCACTGCCGTGCCTGGACCACGCCCGACCCCGACCGCGACACCTGGCACGATTGCATGATCTGGGGACACACCAACCTCACGACGTCACCGGCCATCTGA
- a CDS encoding aminotransferase class I/II-fold pyridoxal phosphate-dependent enzyme, translating to MSIDQQSPGRAADSSSVAAVVDGLELRMSSEADDEWIRRLRHEIYARELGQHTPNAAGLLTDDLDGSNVYIVALRRGEPAGFVSVTPPWAGRFSIDRHLRRDEHPALSDDGLFEIRILAVDPSLRGKMIGRLLMYAALRWVAGHGGRSIVALGRVELLPMYLALGLASTGTEVRSGAVDFQLLTGDVAELTDRTLRRHGPLLRDLGRKVRWRLEASFLPEDESCAHGGASIEALGRGFDTLDAHGDVVPADVLDAWFPPAPAAVAALTGGQEWIARTSPPARADGLIEEIALRRGLPGNAVAVGAGSSDLIFRAFSRWLDASSKVLLIDPCYGEYAHVVEQVIGCRADRFPLYPAEGWRIDPERLTRALRNQYDLVVIVNPNNPTGVHLDTAGLREVLEGAPGGTRFWIDEAYAGYVGAGQTLEPYAAEADNAVVCTSLSKIYALSGLRAAYLTAPPPIVADLRRWTPPWSVSLPAQIAAVSALRDPAYYTARWAQTAALRAELAAALMEADENLRVSESVANFVLLTLPRGGPTASRLVDRCRRRGVFLRDLSPMSPAFEGRTVRIAVRDAAANTRVAGAVAEALRVPLGTA from the coding sequence ATGAGTATCGATCAGCAATCCCCGGGCCGGGCCGCCGACTCCTCGTCCGTCGCGGCGGTCGTCGACGGGCTGGAGCTCCGTATGTCGTCCGAGGCGGACGATGAGTGGATCCGCCGTCTCCGGCATGAGATCTACGCGCGGGAACTCGGCCAGCACACCCCCAACGCCGCCGGCCTGCTCACCGATGACCTCGACGGGAGCAACGTCTACATCGTGGCGCTCCGTCGTGGCGAACCGGCCGGGTTCGTCAGTGTGACGCCCCCGTGGGCAGGCCGCTTCTCGATCGATCGCCATCTGCGGAGGGACGAGCATCCGGCGCTGTCTGATGACGGCCTTTTCGAGATCCGGATCCTGGCCGTCGATCCGAGCCTGCGGGGCAAGATGATCGGCAGGCTGCTGATGTACGCGGCGCTCCGCTGGGTGGCGGGGCACGGAGGTCGGAGCATCGTGGCCTTGGGACGGGTTGAGCTGCTGCCGATGTACCTGGCGCTGGGGCTCGCGTCCACCGGCACGGAGGTGCGATCGGGGGCCGTGGATTTCCAGCTCCTGACCGGCGACGTCGCCGAGCTCACCGACCGGACCCTGCGACGGCACGGACCGCTGCTGCGCGATCTAGGACGGAAGGTGCGGTGGAGGCTGGAGGCCTCCTTCCTGCCCGAGGACGAGTCCTGCGCCCACGGCGGTGCGTCCATAGAGGCGCTGGGACGGGGGTTCGACACCCTGGACGCGCACGGCGACGTGGTCCCCGCCGACGTGCTCGACGCCTGGTTCCCGCCGGCTCCCGCCGCGGTCGCGGCCCTGACCGGCGGGCAGGAGTGGATCGCGCGCACGTCTCCGCCCGCGCGGGCCGACGGGCTCATCGAGGAGATCGCGCTTCGCCGGGGCCTGCCCGGGAACGCCGTCGCGGTCGGCGCGGGTTCCTCCGACCTGATCTTCCGCGCGTTCAGCCGATGGCTGGACGCCTCCAGCAAGGTGCTCCTGATCGACCCCTGTTACGGCGAGTACGCGCACGTCGTTGAGCAGGTGATCGGCTGCCGCGCCGACCGGTTCCCGTTGTACCCGGCGGAGGGCTGGCGGATCGACCCGGAACGTCTCACCCGCGCCCTGCGGAACCAGTACGACCTGGTGGTCATCGTCAATCCCAACAACCCGACCGGGGTCCATCTCGACACGGCCGGACTGCGGGAGGTGCTGGAGGGCGCGCCGGGCGGGACCCGGTTCTGGATCGATGAGGCGTACGCCGGGTACGTCGGCGCCGGGCAGACGCTGGAGCCCTACGCGGCCGAGGCCGACAACGCCGTCGTCTGTACTTCGCTGTCGAAGATCTACGCTCTGTCGGGCCTGCGAGCGGCCTATCTCACGGCGCCTCCACCGATCGTGGCGGATCTGCGTCGCTGGACTCCGCCGTGGTCGGTGAGCCTGCCCGCCCAGATCGCCGCGGTGAGCGCGCTGCGCGATCCGGCGTACTACACCGCCCGATGGGCCCAGACGGCGGCGCTGCGCGCCGAACTGGCCGCCGCGCTCATGGAGGCCGATGAGAACCTGCGCGTCAGCGAGTCGGTGGCGAACTTCGTCCTGCTCACGCTGCCCAGGGGCGGGCCCACCGCGTCCCGGCTTGTCGACCGGTGCCGGCGGCGGGGCGTGTTCCTGCGGGACCTGTCGCCGATGTCCCCGGCGTTCGAGGGCAGGACGGTGCGAATCGCGGTGCGCGACGCCGCGGCCAACACCCGCGTGGCGGGCGCCGTCGCCGAAGCCCTGCGCGTCCCGCTCGGCACGGCGTGA
- a CDS encoding phosphatidate cytidylyltransferase translates to MTEVADLVPYLAGTLFVGGIAAGLSKRREYVLRWCAWAVGVPVVVVALDMGPGGAAALAASAGVACAVEYAALTGLPRLDRVVLAAAVPVAPVTAWLAPGHLPRLLALTLAAVALVPVLAGDAAGGLSRLCFGVLGVIWFAPLAGVVLLGPEILALFAAVSIADITASFGGRSLGGPPLSRLSPSKHWSGLLTGTVTGLGTLAVLGAFTPAWAVAVAVGAPLGDLLESMVKRGVEAKDSASWLAGAGGLLDRLDSFLMALVLAVALG, encoded by the coding sequence GTGACCGAGGTCGCGGATCTGGTCCCCTACCTTGCCGGCACGCTGTTCGTCGGCGGCATCGCGGCCGGGCTGTCCAAGCGGCGTGAGTACGTACTGCGGTGGTGCGCCTGGGCGGTGGGCGTGCCCGTCGTGGTCGTCGCCCTGGACATGGGCCCTGGCGGTGCGGCCGCCCTCGCCGCTTCGGCGGGGGTGGCGTGCGCCGTCGAGTACGCCGCCTTGACCGGCCTGCCCCGGCTGGACCGCGTGGTGCTCGCCGCCGCCGTGCCCGTGGCGCCCGTGACGGCCTGGCTGGCGCCCGGCCATCTCCCCCGGCTTCTCGCACTCACCCTCGCAGCCGTCGCCCTGGTACCGGTCCTGGCCGGTGACGCGGCCGGCGGACTCTCCAGGCTGTGTTTCGGTGTGCTCGGAGTGATCTGGTTCGCGCCGCTGGCCGGCGTGGTCCTGCTCGGCCCGGAGATCCTGGCGTTGTTCGCCGCGGTGTCGATCGCCGACATCACCGCCTCGTTCGGCGGCCGGTCCCTCGGCGGGCCGCCCCTTTCCCGGCTGTCGCCGTCCAAGCACTGGAGCGGCCTGCTGACCGGGACCGTCACGGGACTGGGCACACTGGCCGTGCTCGGTGCCTTCACGCCGGCCTGGGCCGTCGCGGTGGCGGTCGGCGCCCCACTGGGGGACCTGCTGGAGTCGATGGTCAAGAGAGGAGTCGAGGCCAAGGACTCCGCCTCCTGGCTGGCGGGCGCCGGCGGCCTGCTCGACAGGCTCGATTCTTTCCTCATGGCCCTAGTGCTCGCCGTGGCACTCGGCTGA
- a CDS encoding MFS transporter — translation MFLGGQSVSLLGDGCAVLAVPLLVLQLTRDPLAAGLAAAPRGIGYLLVGLPAGPVVDRLNPWRVLVAMDVLRAGVFVVLPGLVWLGAAPLGGVLALAFVGGAATVFFDAALTVAVKDLFPAEGLLRANSVLESAGRTSQMVGPAIVALLATWIGVETALLINAATFAVSLATLVPLLIEVRAGRTRGGGARDARSAGLLAPGRADRARTTPRSARLMLRRLGEDLWEGLRFIVGFRPLLALTIVQTLVNLCLAVDTLIVYFARVQLGLPTPLVAAVITAGGAGGIAGAVTAPFIAARLGALPSISLGILLAAGSLLVMGASTGWAPLLAANAVQVWAVSIASVINRSTRQRWIPRELLGRVTTAARALFVAATPVGATVAGAVTKASGHDPRPAFLAAGLLIGVIIGCGWFGVLRRYDTPAAAPDS, via the coding sequence TTGTTCCTGGGCGGGCAGTCGGTGTCTTTGCTCGGTGACGGCTGCGCGGTGCTCGCTGTGCCGCTGCTGGTCCTGCAGTTGACCCGTGACCCGTTGGCGGCGGGTCTGGCGGCCGCCCCGCGCGGGATCGGCTATCTGCTGGTCGGACTGCCCGCGGGGCCGGTCGTGGACCGGCTGAATCCGTGGAGGGTGCTGGTCGCCATGGATGTGCTCCGCGCCGGGGTCTTCGTGGTCCTTCCCGGGCTTGTGTGGCTGGGGGCTGCCCCGTTGGGGGGCGTGCTGGCCCTGGCGTTCGTGGGCGGGGCGGCCACGGTGTTCTTCGACGCCGCGTTGACCGTCGCCGTGAAGGACCTGTTCCCGGCCGAGGGGTTGCTGAGGGCCAACTCGGTGTTGGAGAGCGCCGGGCGGACGTCGCAGATGGTCGGCCCGGCCATCGTCGCTCTGCTCGCCACCTGGATCGGTGTCGAAACCGCGTTACTGATCAACGCGGCGACCTTCGCGGTTTCGCTGGCCACCCTGGTGCCGCTGCTGATCGAGGTGAGGGCGGGGCGGACGCGGGGCGGTGGCGCCCGGGATGCGCGGTCGGCCGGTCTTCTGGCACCCGGCAGAGCCGACCGGGCCCGGACGACACCGAGGTCGGCCCGCCTGATGCTCCGCAGGCTCGGTGAGGATCTTTGGGAGGGCCTGCGGTTCATCGTCGGCTTTCGCCCGCTGCTGGCCCTCACCATCGTTCAGACCTTGGTCAACCTCTGCCTGGCGGTGGACACCCTGATCGTCTACTTCGCCCGCGTGCAGCTGGGCCTTCCGACGCCGCTGGTCGCCGCCGTGATCACGGCGGGCGGGGCCGGCGGGATCGCCGGGGCGGTCACGGCTCCGTTCATCGCGGCGCGGCTGGGTGCGCTGCCCTCGATCAGCCTGGGCATCCTGCTGGCGGCCGGCTCGCTGCTGGTCATGGGAGCCAGCACTGGATGGGCGCCCCTGCTGGCCGCCAACGCCGTGCAGGTGTGGGCGGTGTCGATCGCCAGCGTGATCAACCGCAGCACCCGGCAGCGCTGGATTCCCCGCGAGCTTCTCGGACGGGTCACGACGGCGGCACGGGCGCTGTTCGTCGCGGCGACCCCTGTCGGTGCCACCGTCGCCGGCGCGGTGACCAAGGCGTCCGGCCACGACCCACGCCCGGCCTTCCTGGCCGCCGGCCTGCTGATCGGCGTCATCATCGGCTGCGGCTGGTTCGGCGTGCTCCGGCGATACGACACCCCGGCCGCAGCACCCGACTCCTGA